GAGTATTTTCTTTACGGATGGAGTACTATATAACCAGTATAAATTAATTAAAAAGAGAAAGTTTAAATTTCAAAAAGAATTAATAAAAATGAAAACCACGAAtttaaaaagttcattgatttcgaAAAAAAAGTTTATGAATATGGAAAAAATGATCACAAATTGGAAAAGAGTTCTTCtattttggaaaattttcaaaaaaatgtgaaaatgttcatcgatttttCAAAAAAGTTAATTGAATTTGACAAAAGTTCATCGAAAAAATTCACCAAATTTCAAAGAGTTCATCGAATTCAAAGAAAAGGTTCAttgaatctgaaaaaagttcattaattgtaaaaagagttcatcgatattgaagaaaagttcatcagTTTGGACAAAAAGTTCAGGCATTTAGCAAAAAAGATGAAATGAAAagataaaaaggaaaaggaaaaaggaaaaaaggtagaaagaagaaaagaaggaaaagATAAAATTAATCATGTGAGGTTGTGTGCCGGATGGTTAGTGCATCGTATTTCAAAAAAGGAGGTGGCCAGTTAGATTCTGAGCACACACGCACAATTATCGTGTTTTAAAAGAAAAGATACATGGGCCTGCCCAGCTTGCAAGAGAAGTGTGCCCTTCAAGCACCCGTTTGCAAAATGGCATATAACAGGCGCCTGAAGCGCCAAATTGAAAGCACCACAAAACAAACACGAAAAAAAAGAAACGGCATGTGTGTCACGAGAAGTTAGCACTCATGTTGGcttcaacaagaaacaaaaaaaacatactaTGCCTCTTTGCTTGGTTAGTTGGTATAATGCTCAAAGTACCAGCATAAAAAATACTCAAGCCCATGTTCAGAAGTCCAAGCGCATATTCATCTCCATCTTGGGTATAGCATGTTCCCAAAATAGCAAAACAAATGTGATAATGCCCATATGACATACCCCGTCTGCCATGGTTGTTTCTTACCCACGGGTTTTGCTCTTATTTTTCGAGCTTACTCAGTTTTATCATTACCCTTTTTATAGGGTCGCTCGAATGCACTTCCGTCACGGTTCCCTCTTTTCAGCGTCGTTTTTTCCAGTGTCAGACGTTGGTTTTGGATGGTTTTGCCCTCCTTACATGTGGTACAcatcaaataaaaaaagaaaaagaaaaactctgTTTATAAAACTGGAAGGTAACCGGCCCAAGCCCAATTAGTAGCCAACAGGCCCAAGTCCACCTCACGTTTCTTCCTCCTCGCGCAAGTACAACCGCCGCGTCTCTGGTGCTCGCAGCCAGCAGCCTCCCTATGCCTAGAAGTAATGTCGGGGAGGTCCACCACGCCTCCCTCGTTCACCCTGACTAGTCCATGGGCGCCGATAATCCCCCAACTAAGCCTACCGTCACCGTCAACCACAACTCCACCCCACCGGCCGCCCGCCCGATTCGTCGCCGTTGTCGCGCTCCGGCTTCCCTTATCTTCTTCCTAACGCCCATTAGGTACTCCTGAATCCCCTGGGCAAGACCTTGTCGAGTCGGATGTCCCTTCTCCCCCTCCTCGCGAACTCCGAGCTCGGCCACTCACTGCCGTCGTCGGAGACGTTGCTCCCAAACTGCAGTCGCCTCTCCGACCTCAGATCCGTGCTCTAGATAATCTCCTCCTCCCTTTTCCCCTCTTTCCCGAGCCTCTCGTGCCTTCTGTCGTCGTTGCACCTTGCGCCGCCCGTTTCCCCCACTAGAGCTCGTCGTCGACGAGCCGTCTGGACTCGGGACACCCGCACTTCGTCCCGTAGCCATGCGCTCGTCTGGACTCGGGACACCCGCACTTCGTCCCGTAGCCATGCGTTTGGCAGCTCAGTATTTTTCAAGTTTTACAAGGATACCATGGTTTTGAGAAAAAACACTGGTTTTAAATATTTTGACATGTTTGGCATAAGTTAATACTTCAGTTTTATATAAACCGTAGTATGTTTGATAATGTGGTTTTTTTTGCGGTATTTGGAAAAGAGGTCTTGACCTCTTTTTTCGTAAACACAGAAACGCTTGCTTGACTTTTTCTTCATGTCGTCATTTATCCGCCATTGCTCCATCTTCCCTGCAGCCATCCTGGGAAGAAAAGTACGTGCTTTTCTACATTGACTACTCTGCCATTCCAACGACCTACCTCCACTTGACGACTCCGCCGTTGATTTATTTAATCCGTTGCCTATTGTTCCATTGCAACAAGGGCAGCCCGTAGAACGATTAGAGTATCTACAGCTGGACCTTTTATACCCGTCTCAAACGTCCGGACAGGTCATTCGGTCATTGACCGGTCAAAAAAATCAATCCAAGCGGACCTCTCAAACCGTGGACAAACGTCCGGATTGACTAGCACCCCTCATATTCAGCTCAAATATAGGACGGATATCGGGCGGCCCAGTCACGTCCGCAGGCCCGGCCCATCATCGACCCCACAAAAAGCCCCAATCCGGGTGGCGAGctcaaaccctagctcactctGTCCCTCTCTCTCACTCCAtccactcctctccctctcccttcccgaTCCCATCCACCACGATGAGCAGCTCCGGCAGCTACTCCAACTCGGAGCTCGACTACGAGGAGGAGAAGGCCCTCCGCATCAGTGGCAGATCCAGGATTTGAAGTTACCTGGGGCGGACTTTTGAAGGGAAAAAAATGAAGCCATGATACAATCAAATAAGACAATCAAGAAAATTAATTGGCCAATAGTCTGCATTTAGGCAAGATGATCAACACAATGAAATGTTCAATGTAGTCTCATTCTAAAGAACTAggcaaaaaatatatattacttccTCCGAACAAATTTTAACTaaaccatgacacttattttgggatgtaGGAAGTACAAACAATCGTATAATGTCTAACTTGGAATCCTCTTGGCTGAATCTTAACATCAAATTTGTAATTAATATCAATATTCAACTTTTAAGAATTAGGTCTACATGggaacaaataaaaaaatgatagaaCGGAAGATTAGGGGAGAGCAAAAGGACATGCTCGTTGCTGTCTCAGTTGACTGCTGGCTTGCAGTTTGAAGGAAGACACCAGGTCGTGGCCTTGGCGATCGTGCCTCCTGTACGGATGCACGAAGAACAAGTGGACCCCCTTTCTCTCCATCGGACGCCATGGGTTGGAAGCGCCGCCGCGCAGCAGCCATGGAGATCGGTTTCGATCGATAGGAAATTGGGAACGTCCAAGGCTGCTTATAGAAAACGGAGTGGGTTGCGTAAAAAAAAGAATGGTTCATCTCAGGTTATATTGGGCCTTCCTTATTGGCCCATGTCCTTAGCGAAGCGTTTTCTTCTCTTCTCGTCTTCGTACTCGAAGCGTTTTCTTTCTTCTCTGTAGCATGCATATAGAGAACCTACAGAAGGAAGCTCCTCTCGTCTCCCATGGTGCCCAAGACTGGCCAAAGCAAAAGAGGGCTATATTAGTTCCCAGAATTTACCTGGGGCGGCCGCCCCTACAGGACCCTACACTGGATCCGCCCCTGCTCCGCATTGCActggagcggtccaaggtggagacCGGTGGCAACTCCGGATCTGGAGCATCGCCGCAGCTCTCGGCCGGGGCAGCGCGGACGCCGGAGCTGGACCCTCCAGGCCCGCCGCAGCGACACAAGGACAACACAGTCCGCGTCGGCCCCGCACCATCTCCTTCCCCCGCCAGCCGCTCTTCCACGCGCGGCCAGCGCTGGGTGCTTGTACCCGCACCTCCGGCCCGCATGCACACTCTGGAGTCGAACTTGTCCGGGGACGAACTATGATCTTTTGGATGGTGGTGAAGTATGTTAATGTCCGTTTGCACCCGATCTTTTGTTCCTCTGCAGTCGATTTTTATTGTCCGTCATTTGATCACGTAGGATAGATCAACGTCTGCGTCTCTAGTATGAATATAAGGCGCCGAATATGAGATACACAGATGCAAAGTGGCAAATAGGAGAGGTGCCCGGTCAGTGCCCACAGACGCTTGAGGGTCCGTATTTGTCCGGCTTTAGATGCTCTTAGAATGGGAAGTTGATTGATTGATCCTGACTTCCCGATACAAGGCGTACTAAGCTAGCTAGCCAATTGATTGTGTGAATGGCCCTACACACAGCCCGATTGATCATTGTAACTCCTTGTCCTTCAGCGCAGCTGTGTTCAATTCAGCTCGACGATGAATGCACAGTTAAACCAGGAAAAGTGAGGAATACTGCATTTGCCAAACATCTTCATAGTTTTGCTAAAACTGAGAAAAACTGTGGTTTCTAAAAACTGAAGTATCCATTGCCCACGCATTTGAATACTGAGGTTTTCACTTACTACGGTTTTGGAAAAACTGTGTATTTGTACGTGTATGTCCACCTCTAGCCGGATAGAGCGATCGATAGCTATCGATTTATGTATCACATGGGTTGATGGCCAGAAGATGGACACAGAGGCCAAGCAGCCATCGTTTCTCGGTTTTAGAAAAAAGAGGTCAGGACCTCTTTTTTATATACTACAAAAATACCACAGTTTTAGAGATACCACGATTTGTTAAACTGAGTATTGTTCTCATCCAAACGACTCAAAGTATTGAATACCAAGGTTTTTTCAGAAACCACGGTATTTCTAAAAAACTACAGAAATACTTTGGCTCCCAAACGCACCCTAAAAGATAATGGATTTGGGTGATTTGTATCTGAAAAAATCCTATCATAGAATTTCACATCAAGAGCCCATGCACTACTTGAGTGCTCTAAGCGCTCCTACAGAGCATTTACCGCACATACCTTAACTATGAAGCATACATGTATGTCTAATTATGAGGAATCAAGAACCTTGTTAAAAATATTACGTGTTCCTATGTCCGAATGGGGTTGTGGGTTTAATAATAGGTGATGAATGTATAGAAGACTAAATTATTATCAGTTGGTTCGTCTAATCACAAGATGGTACTTTTTTTAGGGCCAAACATGCTTGACTTTATTGATCAACGCTAATAGTTACAGAAATGTTTACAGCTCCATTGAGATTGAGATAAAGGGGCCACACATGAAGGCCTTCAGCTAACCCGGAGTATATTTAGCTAGGCCATCTGCCTGCTCATTTGAGGATCTTTCCTCAATGATGGTAGAACAATCTTGGAATTCATGCGGTCATAATCTTGATCTCAGGAGATGAGACAAATCAACATCGAGATCTAACTAAATCATCGGCTTGTGTCCATAAGGTCGATTATATCTAGTAttccctcggttcctaaatataagtctttctagagattccactgtGGGCTACACACGGATGTATACAGACAtgttttagagtatagattcactcattttacttcgtatgtagtccgtagtgaaatctctaaaaagacttatatttagaaacggaggtagTAATACCTGTTTGATAATTATTAGTGTTACCACGTTAAAAGATAATAGTGTGCTTTTCTCCACCACTGATTTGCAGCAAAAGCCGTAAAGTTTTCAAAGAGGAGGGTGCACAAAAACATGTCTTTAAAAGTTTTTTAGATTGTCACACACCAATTCACAAATCGGTGATTGCGCAGCCAGCCAAGGAACCACACTGGCATCGCCTGACATACTTGATAATCAAAAGACAGACCTATACTAAAAAAGAGGCTTACAAAGCCATTGTGGCTTGTTTATTACAGCACCGCGATAGTTTGCATTATGGTAAAGTTTAACAGTAGCGGAAGACAAACTAGGGGCAGCACGTACGTACTTGGAGCTACACCACTTCCATAGGGAACTGGCTGGAAAAATCTCCTAGCAAATGAACACTTGGACTTCACGCTAGTGGAAGATGTCTCCTTACCTGAATATGGCCAAAACAACGAGCAAGTGAGTACTTTAATACTCGCAAGATAATGAAAATAATATATAACACTAAATAAAGTAGTGTATGACATGTCACATAATCAtataaattatactccctccgtccgaaaatacttgtcatcaaaatggacaaaaagagatgtatctcgaactaaaatacatctagatacatctccttttatccattttggtgataaatattttcggacggagggagtagctatcaTGGCATAGGCGCATAGCCAACTTTATCTAGCAAGTATAATGAATATATAGCATATAGATATAAATGTATAATGATTCAATTAGTTCTCATGACCATTCCAATATCATAAAAAAAATTCTCATGGTCTTCGATACCCACATTTCCACAGCCCTTTCATGGCTCACACCTTCATTTCTTAACATCACATAACCGACAATCCAACTGTCATTTCAGTACAATACATGCACTTCCCAACATCACAGATCATCTTTGTCACCTGCTCACAATACCTTTCTTGATTTAATTTACATGATGTGTTTTTATTTACGATTTAACCTCCAAGTTTGGCAAGGACCAAATAGTGTGACTTATCCTGACTCGTCCATGACCAAGGACACAACTACTCAAATAGTTTAACTTAGTAGATGTCGCACACTGTACCCATATATACGACGAAGCATCTCTTATGGGGACACCCACCAAGATCGTCTCAAGTCATACATTTTGTTGGGATTGTATTAATGAAATCTATCGGCTGGGAATTATCTTAAAATTTGTTAGAATCAAAGGTCTGATGTTTCTAATTTATGTGGGATTTTCTAGCATATTTTTTATGAGACCGTACATTACTTTTAGTATATAAGAGATAGATAATACAGTAGAAGATTTCATATGTTATAGAATAGCCtgacaagtactccctccatcccataatataagacattaTGCATATAATAGCGGACGCGGATTTGTAGCACCTGGGTGCTCCACAACACTATACAAACATTAAATTCAAAAAACAAATACCAAGATATTTGAAAAAAATCTGAGATTTTGGGATATCAAACCTGGATTTCCGATCTACTCCCGTGTGAAATTTCTTGAAAAAAAATACTAGGAAACATATTCGTGGCAAAAAGACAAAAAAATTTCCTATGTATGGATAAAAATTGTTTGGATAGATTTTTGTGTGGATAGTATTTCCTTCGCCACAGATACGTTTCATGGTATTTTTTCATGAAAATTCACACCGGAGTAGATTGAGAACCCAGGTTTGATATCCCCAAATTTCAAATTTTTTACTTTTCTGGTATTTTTTATGTTTAATATTCATATAGGGGTGTGGAGCACCCATGAGATCATGTGTATTTTATTATAATAACGTCTTATATTAGGGGATGGAGGATGTAGTAGATAAAAAGAAGATTGTAAACAAATAGCAGTTTAACGTGTAAAACTCTTGTAGAAATAACTGCATACTCATGAAAGAGTTAGGTTACGTGTGACAGCACAATTGTTTTTAGAGTATTGGGAGAATTTTGGATGCAACAAAAAATATCCATCCAAACATAACAAAATGGAAACTTGCTTCGATGCTCGTGTTAAGACAAACTTAACAGTGAAGATTAGTTGTTTGTaatataaatcattttaaatttTAAGATATCGAATCAATGATGGTGATATCAGCATGCAAGCATCCCATGTATTAGTTAGAATAAAATTAACGAATGGTTCAAATTTCAGGTATGGTCCAATTTTTAGGACAAGTTTGTTTGGTGAAGACCTCATAGTTTCCATGGACAAAGAGCTGAACAACTTGGTGTTCCAGCGAGAGGAGAAGCTATTCCAAATCTGGTACCCGGAGTCGGTCATGAGAATCTTTGGAGCCGACAGCATCATCTCAAAACTTGGGTCCTTCCACAGGCACATGAGGAGTCTAGTCCTTAGGCTCTTTGGCCCTAAAAATCTCAGGCTAGTCATGCTCCATGATGCTCAGCGAACGGTCCAGACCAGCCTGCTCTTGTGGCTCAATCAACCCAGCATTGAACTGAAAGAGGCAACTGCAAGTGTATGTCACTGTTAGCTTCTTCCTAAAATAATCATGTTGTGAGAAAAATGAGCAAATTAAATCTAAGTTATGAGCACCTTGTCATCTGACTTCTCTCTGTAATGCAACAATTTCTTATCGTAGATGATATTCAGCATCACATCAAAGAGGTTAATCAGCTATGACTCCTCAAACTCAGATGGGAAGCTCTGGAAGCAATTCGATGCATTCTTTCAGGGAATGCTAGCATTTCCACTCTACATCCCTGGCACGGCATTCTACAAATGTATGCAGGTAATTGACAAGTATACAATAGCAAATTCTTTTAAGGAAAAAGGAATGCAACGAGGGGGCAACCTTGTCGTGGGGTTAACACGGCAAGTTTCCTCATAGGAGAACTTAGTTGTGAGGCCATGGCTGTGAGGTGAAGCCTTGGATGGGGTTGATTGAAAACGAGAGACACAAGTTTACCCAGGTTTAACCCCTCTACTAATGgtaaaacctactcctactagatTGCTTACTGAATATGCTGGTCTCGATTACAATGATGCTATTCTTTCTACCTCTCTCGAGAGAGCTAAAAATCTTGTCTATTTGCACGACCCAGAAACCCTCTTTATATAATAGCCGGGTCCCTGGGGTTACAAGAGATTCCAGGTTTCACCCACAATCAGAGTCCTACTCTAAGCCCTCTAGGTCCTTCGTGTACTGTCTTCCAAGTTGGGGGTCTCCATCTTGTATTTGGACTCCTTCACAGAACCTCGCCTAGGTTCAGGTCCTTCAGGCTGGGTCTTTCTTCAGTCCGGGTCCATGTAGCAGACCGGGTCCTTTCCAGGTCGGGTCTTTCTTCAGGCCGGATCCTTCCCAGGCCGGGTCTAGCTGGGGCCTGTAGCAGGCCAAATTCTTCAGGGTCCTCGTCCAGTGTAGGTCCTTCAGGGACCTGCTGGTTTCTCTTCGTCTTATTGGCCTACCTGGTTGGGTATTCCCCATCACAACCCTCAGACCGATCATTTAATTAGACTAATATGCATCCTTAGCTGTCTTAGTATATCTTATAGATTATTCTAAGATACTTCtacacaagtactccctccgtccgaaaatacttgtcatcaaaatggacaaaaagagatgtatctaaaactaaaatacatctagatataccCCCTTTTATTcaatttgatgacaagtatttccggacggagggagtagtatgaaaaAAGATCACCACGTCCTAAGTTTTTTTGTATATGGAttcaaattattattattattattattattattattattattattattattattattattattattattatctctttaGGGTCTCTAGTAATAACTAATGAAATATAATTTAGAGTATTCGCCTATGTGGTATACGAGGGACGCAAGTAAAAACTCTTAGGAGCATGTAATCATGTCTCTATATGTATACATCCTATATAAGTATAATCCATGTTTTAGTTTCACACTATGCATATATAACAATTTCAATgccagggacgaaagtatgtcatGGCGACTTTGAGGAAGATGCTAGATGAGAGGATGAGGGCATCACATCAAGAGAGCGCCGACTTTCTCGATCTACTGATCGATGATTTGAAAGAGGAGAAGCATTTAATGAATGAGAAAATTGCGTTGGATTTGCTCTTCTTGTTGCTCTTC
Above is a window of Triticum aestivum cultivar Chinese Spring chromosome 6B, IWGSC CS RefSeq v2.1, whole genome shotgun sequence DNA encoding:
- the LOC123139640 gene encoding cytochrome P450 87A3-like, which encodes MVKMAWNDAGRTSDSSPKAAFIVGDLPRAGRKADLYPPRMAALLLRRKGDHLVLLLVKRLSHNMLELAVMVEVEEDVKRDGDVVRFVPALLLMAVLAARLIHLLLMRWNSSSPYKVAGAAAARLPPGSRGFPVIGDTLEFFSQSPSLELVPFFKRRLERMHIENLQKEAPLVSHGAQDWPKQKRAILVPRIYLGRPPLQDPTLDPPLLRIALERSKVETGGNSGSGASPQLSAGAARTPELDPPGPPQRHKDNTVRVGPAPSPSPASRSSTRGQRWVLYPLPTHLNTEVFTYYGFGKTVYLYGPIFRTSLFGEDLIVSMDKELNNLVFQREEKLFQIWYPESVMRIFGADSIISKLGSFHRHMRSLVLRLFGPKNLRLVMLHDAQRTVQTSLLLWLNQPSIELKEATASMIFSITSKRLISYDSSNSDGKLWKQFDAFFQGMLAFPLYIPGTAFYKCMQGRKYVMATLRKMLDERMRASHQESADFLDLLIDDLKEEKHLMNEKIALDLLFLLLFAGFETTSSAITATVKLLTDNPKALQELTEEHENIRKRRVDPDSEITWEEYKSMKFTSHVIHEALRLINIAPIMFRKATEDVHVKGYIIPKGSKIMINPSIVHLDPTIYEDPNAFNPWRWKGTAEPVSGAPKEFMAFGGGLRLCVGSDFAKLQVAIFLHCLVTKYRWNVIKGGTMVLSPGLQFPGGFHIQLLPKA